In a single window of the Arachis hypogaea cultivar Tifrunner chromosome 6, arahy.Tifrunner.gnm2.J5K5, whole genome shotgun sequence genome:
- the LOC112696355 gene encoding aldehyde oxidase GLOX1 — MGTGSISVVILLVLVGGDTALSGGGEWQLLQKSIGIVGMHMQLLQNDRIVIYDRTDFGLSNLSLPNNRCRHNQREMVVTIDCTAHSVEYDVVSNTFRPLFVQTDVWCSSGSVSPNGTLVQTGGFNDGDRAVRTFSPCSPNATCDWIEFPGQLSVRRWYATNQKLPDGGQIVIGGRRQFNYEFYPNNDLLATQHIHSLPFLVQTNDIGAENNLYPFVFLNVDGNLFIFANNKSILFNYAKNVVVKTYPDIPNGDPRCYPSTGSAVMLPLKMLQDNNSYVEAEVLVCGGAPKNSFKYARAGRFFGALNTCGRIKITDPNPKWVMETMPKGRVMSDMIMLPNGNVLIINGAGSGTAGWGYARDPILNPFLYKTDNPIGSRFEVQNPTTIPRMYHSTAILVRDGRVIVAGSNPNKYYNFTNVLFSTDLSVEAFSPSYLEPAFNHLRPRIMSQFQDQLIYGQMLRVQFQVEAMLAQDLVYVTMLAPPFNTHSFSMNQRLLVLEKINVTKVFGASTYEIEVTTPKSPILAPPGFYIIFVVHQQIPSEGIWVQIL; from the exons ATGGGCACAGGCAGTATATCAGTTGTGATTCTGCTTGTTTTGGTGGGAGGAGACACCGCCTTGTCCGGCGGCGGAGAATGGCAGCTCCTTCAAAAGAGCATAGGCATAGTGGGAATGCACATGCAGCTTCTCCAAAACGACCGCATTGTGATATACGACCGCACCGATTTCGGCCTCTCAAACCTCTCTTTACCGAACAACCGTTGCCGCCATAACCAGAGGGAGATGGTTGTCACCATAGACTGCACTGCTCACTCCGTCGAATACGACGTCGTTTCCAACACCTTCAGGCCACTCTTTGTTCAGACTGATGTCTGGTGCTCTTCCGGTTCGGTTTCGCCCAACGGAACTCTTGTTCAGACCGGAGGATTCAACGACGGCGACCGCGCCGTTCGCACCTTCTCGCCGTGTTCGCCAAATGCTACTTGCGACTGGATAGAATTTCCCGGCCAACTCTCCGTCCGCCGCTG GTATGCCACCAACCAAAAGCTACCGGACGGTGGACAAATTGTGATTGGTGGCCGGCGACAATTCAACTACGAATTTTACCCAAACAATGATTTATTAGCAACACAACACATTCATAGTTTACCATTTCTTGTTCAAACAAACGACATTGGAGCAGAGAACAATTTATACCCTTTCGTATTTCTCAATGTTGATGgcaatctttttatctttgccAATAATAAATCCATACTCTTCAATTATGCTAAGAATGTTGTTGTCAAAACTTATCCAGATATTCCAAATGGGGATCCAAGGTGTTACCCTAGCACAGGTTCAGCAGTTATGTTACCATTGAAAATGTTACAAGATAACAATTCATATGTGGAAGCTGAGGTTTTGGTTTGTGGTGGAGCCCCAAAAAATTCTTTTAAGTATGCTAGGGCGGGTCGGTTTTTCGGAGCTTTGAATACCTGCGGTCGGATTAAAATTACCGACCCGAATCCAAAATGGGTTATGGAGACAATGCCTAAGGGTAGAGTCATGAGTGACATGATTATGCTTCCAAACGGCAACGTTTTGATTATAAACGGAGCTGGTTCGGGTACTGCCGGTTGGGGATATGCCCGCGATCCGATTTTGAACCCATTTCTCTACAAAACGGATAATCCAATTGGGTCAAGATTTGAAGTCCAAAATCCAACTACTATTCCACGCATGTACCATTCAACAGCAATTTTGGTTCGTGATGGTAGGGTTATAGTGGCGGGAAGCAACCCTAATAAGTATTACAATTTCACCAACGTGTTGTTTTCTACTGACTTGAGTGTCGAAGCATTTTCTCCTTCTTATTTAGAACCCGCTTTCAATCATTTACGACCTAGAATTATGTCACAATTTCAAGACCAATTGATTTATGGTCAAATGTTGAGGGTGCAATTTCAAGTGGAAGCAATGTTGGCTCAAGATTTGGTGTATGTGACAATGTTGGCGCCACCTTTTAACACACACTCGTTCTCCATGAATCAAAGATTATTGGTGTTGGAGAAAATTAATGTTACTAAGGTTTTTGGGGCATCAACTTATGAAATTGAGGTTACCACACCAAAGTCACCAATTCTTGCACCACCCGGTTTCTACATAATATTTGTGGTACACCAACAAATTCCTAGTGAGGGTATTTGGGTCCAAATACTTTGA
- the LOC112696356 gene encoding histone H3.3, producing MARTKQTARKSTGGKAPRKQLATKAARKSAPTTGGVKKPHRYRPGTVALREIRKYQKSTELLIRKLPFQRLVREIAQDFKTDLRFQSHAVLALQEAAEAYLVGLFEDTNLCAIHAKRVTIMPKDIQLARRIRGERA from the exons ATGGCTCGTACGAAGCAAACTGCTCGTAAATCCACCGGTGGCAAGGCCCCTAGGAAGCAACTCGCCACCAAG GCTGCAAGGAAATCTGCTCCTACAACAGGAGGAGTCAAGAAGCCTCATCGTTATCGTCCTGGAACTGTTGCCTTGCG TGAGATCCGAAAGTACCAAAAGAGCACTGAGCTGTTGATCCGCAAGCTTCCCTTCCAGCGTCTTGTCCGTGAAATTGCTCAGGATTTCAAG ACTGATTTGAGGTTCCAGAGCCATGCTGTCCTTGCTCTCCAGGAAGCTGCTGAAGCCTACTTGGTTGGTTTGTTTGAGGACACCAACTTGTGTGCCATCCATGCCAAGAGGGTCACCATAATGCCCAAAGACATTCAGCTTGCTCGCCGCATCCGTGGTGAACGCGCTTAG